The following nucleotide sequence is from Oryzias latipes chromosome 20, ASM223467v1.
aaaggtggaaagatttcttgtaatccatggacaccagtgaagatcacaaatcattgaagagaaaaggttcagagcactgtctagtgggtctagatgacccaactcccaatgttaaagtgcctaggatagcacaaaggttaagttGTACAAGGACTGATGTTCTGACCCCTTCCTAATGCTTTTCTGCATTCTCTGAAGCCCATGCAACACTGCTCTGgactgctctacctctgcaccatggccaCCCAGTAGACCAGGGAGCAACAAAGTGACTCTCCAACTATGATGTAACGCTTACAAGctccagttttttctttcttaaaaaattTATAAATTAGCCTCACGATTCCAGGGCGAAAATTATTAGCCAGATAATAGTTTAACCTAACCTTAGACATTGTTTTCTCCACCAAAGGGAATTTACTTTAATCCTGCAAATACCAGTTCCAGCTCACCCATCAAAGACCCACGGTTGTGTGcagaatgtgagtgtgtgtgtatatagacgggggggggggggggtaatcttTGTTGCAGCAATTTCGTAGCAAAGTTTGCTACGACATTGCTGCAAACAGCAATGAAAATTTTCGCTTAAACTAACTCAACACGGACATTTCCATCGTTCTCCTGCACACTCACGTTATATCAGAGAAGAACAGCCAACAGCTACGTTTCTTGCTAAAGTTTGTGGAAACTCACTTTGCCTGCTGTCTCCATGTTGGTTCCTTCAGGGCGAAAAGGGGGCGGAGCTACGAACGGACCTTGAACTGACGTTCTTACTTCAAATCTCGACCAATCGCAAGCGAGAACATTAAGGGAAACGACGACGTCATCACGCCGGTGAAAGTTGTCAAACAAAAGCAGATCCGGATTATGGCTaaatttcatattcacaaacgcaaattttccaataaaaaacctgatttctttgtgttcaaactggagctgcagcaatatttaaagttaattttagcttctaaaaatacaaaagctcaaaaaacaattaacaTTTGTAAATCTCTTGGAAAAGTTTACTCTCGCATTTtgtcttcttattttttattttatctattttttcctttttttctatgtttagttctattttctttatttatttttattttttcccttttgtgaTTGTTACTAATAATTAGAATCTTCCTAAGGATGTAACACGTTTATTCTGTATTCAGAATTGTATTGTACTATATGTGCataattgttgcatttttttgttctgtatgttgcaattgttcaataaaaaaacaaaaacaaaagcagatacGGCAATGTCGTTGTGACTCCTAAGAATATGCCATTGTGTTCAATGCTGTTTCcaaacaaatgtgcaaaatgtttcaaacaacTGTTAGGAATGAAGACATGCCCTCTATGGAtgcaaaatacacaaacacaggaaaaaTCTGCTTTACTCCTACCCacatgaacaaaacaaacaaaaataaaatatctgtcTTGTTTCAAAGAGATGTCATTTCTGTACCATGTAACAAAAACTACTAGAGACGGTTTGGTCAGTGTTTGGAGAAAAGGCTGGAGTGTGACCCAAAAGtttatgataaataataaaatgaaagtttattttaaataattaacatTATTTACCCCACCAATCCACCAAAGATACATTAAAACAATTGATTCTAACTGTAATTTTTGCAAAACACAACCAAAAACAATTAACCATCTTTTTTGGAACTGTAATGAAATTagaattattttggaaaaagtgtttacaGTTAATCAAAACATGCCCACCCCACTTTTACTCTGAAATTTGAATATATAATTTTTGGCTTTCATAATAAAAACTTggactcaaataaaaaactcataattaatattattattatattaggCTAATtttatattcagaaatgcaaactTTCTTTATCTTCTATTTTCTCCCCTGTGTttatcaaataaattaaaatgtatctcTCTCTAAAAGCCTTAACCAGAAAGCTGTATATTTGTATGAAAGTTGTAgaaacctgaatgtttttatgtcaaAGGCATGTTATATGTATGCTCCCCTGGCATATTTGAAGTTTACtttgcaaaattgtgttttgttttgtactaactgtttgttaaataaagttaaaaaaaaagcagctacgGCTGGAAAAGTGAGTATGTCAACCCAAATGACCGTTTCTTTCTCTTCTTAGAAATTAAATTCACACAAAACATGAGTGTTCAAAAGTTTCTTAAGATagaaaataaattgtatttagAGTTTAGCACAAGCAATTATATGGGCAAACATCtattaaagaacaaaagaatTGACTGCAGATGCAACCGGCAAATAGTCTTTAAGCAGcgatttatttttgaaaaaaagtaagtaaataaaaataaggaaatacAACTCTGTGAATTTGTGTTGCAAAATAGTATacttgactgtgtgtgtgtgtggggggggggactacAGTCAAAATATTAACTTTACCCTAACCTAAAATGCCACTTTTCCCTTGTCCCACCACCTAATGTCCAAGTAAAGTATAAAATAGTTAGGGTTAAatgtattgttctttttttggtatcatttttttaattggtatCTTTTGTAATTGTGTAGGAGGTCCTTGAGTaagacccttcatgctactCCCTAACTATGTAGCTATGAAGGGGCCAAATTCTGGGTCCCtggtgccagtccccagcctgAATAAAATCCATGGTTGTTttaggaagggcatccggcgtaaaaatctctgccaccTGTGAGAATTAGTTAGTAAGGTTTTGTAACCCTGCAAAACAGGGATCACTGACCAAACACAGTGATTGTAATTTCTTCTATTTAGGTTTCATCATGTTCACGTTCAACTGTCATTCAAGATCTTGTTCACGAGTAAGGGAAGACCGgagtgtgagattgacaggtggatcgGAATGGCGTCCgcagttatgcggtcgctgtattggtccgttgtggtgaagagagagctgagccaaaaagcaaagctctcaatttaccggtcaatctttgttccaatactcacctatggtcatgagctatgggtcatgaccgaaagaccaaggtcccgaatacaagaggctgaaatgagcttcctccgtagggtggcggggcgctcccttagacATAGgatgagaagctcggtcacccgcagagagctcggagtagaaccgcttctcctccacacctaaaggagccagttgaggtggctcaggcatctaaTCAGGATGCCTcttggacgcctccctggagaggtatTCCTGGCATATCCCaatgggcggaggccccggggaagacccaggacacgctggagagactacgtctctcagctggcctgggaacgcctcagcGTCCCCcgagaggagctggaggaagtggccggggcgagggaagtctgggcctctctgcttagactgcttcccccgcgacccggtcccagataagcggtggaagatggatggatggatggaggtttcatctgaccaaatCACATTCTTCCAATTCTGGCCTCTGGAGAGTTTTCGTCCTCTGTAGACATGAGCTGGCTTCAGCAGTTTAGTACACTTCATGTACTAAATACTACAAATGCCACAATTCTCTGTTTAGGACCAAACCATATGTTACACCAATAAACGGAAAGTGAATGATTAATCTCTACTGTAtaccatagaaaaaaaagaaataggagattatttttataatataatTATATCCCATTAGTTGTGGCAGATATTGGGTTTAAATTTAGAATTATTATCCTGCTGACAGACAATTCTGTAAATGGGACAAGGCAACCAAGATACTTCAACTTTAATGTGATTTGATCAAGCAGGATATGATAAAACTGACAAGAACAAGGTTTAAATAGGAGTCCTGCTTTATTAAATGATACAATTTATCCAAAAGTTTAGCATTTCACttaactgtttttgtgtttcgcttacatgctgaaaaaataaaataaaaaatatttgatctaAAGAAATCTGTTACAGCTGTCacagtaaatgtaaatgttaagcCCCTTGACGTCTGTTGATACACAAATCTATAAAAAACCATTTGGCTCCAAAAGTTACCTTTATTTAACATCTACTTGGAATAAAGAAACatgtgatttttatttcttagttaaaaaaaaaaaatttgaggtTATTCGCTTCTTTGAAAAGATCACCAAGGAGAGCAGAAGCGTCCAGTAAACAGAATATTCCTGTTGAGGTTATGACAATTGAAGAAGAGGAAAGGGTGGTGTGCAGTAAAGTATTGCTTTGCAGTAGTGTGCAAGTAACAGAAACTTGCTTCAGTAGCAGCTGCTACTTCAGTTCCCTCCTCATTCATCTCCACAACAGATTTGTGGGTGCCCTCAAACAGAAACAGGTCTTGGGTCCCGGACATGCCTGTAACAGAAGGgttaatatataaataaaaacataaattataaaaaagaataaaaaacaatcataaaCATCAAAGAGAGCTGACAAACTTTCTTCTGTGAATACACTCATTTGACATAGTAAACTGTGAACTTTCACACATCTTACCTGAGAAATTACACTTTCTGTCATCAAAAGCATCCACCATGCCCATGCGAGTCAGCACTTTCTTCAAGTTATACTTCTCCTCCATCTTGAATCGAGGAAGACGAACATCGACTTTAGTCAGAGGCATTTTTTCTGGAGAAGTCCACTCCATGATTTTATCGTAGGTCAATAGTTTCTCCAGCTGAGAGGATGAAACAGTAAATATTAGAGATGTTAGTGTGTGCACGTTTGGTCTTTATCAGTCTCTGTGAAAGTCCTACCCTCTCCAGTCCTGTGCTCTCATCTAGTATTTCCTGTGGTAAAAAGATGAGCATGCTCAGCTCCTTCCCCTCGTAAGGCATCTCCAGGATCTGTCCAGCAGAGTTTCAGACATTCAAGCAGAATAAAATACTGACAAATATACAGAAAATGATGAAATCTAAACAAAGATTAAACATTCAATTCAATCAAGAATCAGCTAAAGGGTTATGTGTTCGTTTACCTGACAGTCGATTTCAGGAATTTCAACATAAGGAAACTTGGCCTCCtgtctcatcatcatcacaggatttttgtctttctgaGATATCAAGCACATAAAAAACACTCTCATATCCAAGAATACGTCAATGATTTTCTGCACACATATGTTCCTGAAGAcatttttatgtgtattttaatgtattttgtgCAAACATCATTGTTCGTCTCTAAACTCAGTGGTGAATCTGCCAGTCACATTGGTTGATTACAATAACGCAGGAAGGAAACTGTCCCCTTAATTGGTTTAGTTTTCATTCAAGGTTTAGCGTgaagttttcaaaatgtttttggctATGAAATTattagtttaaaacaaagataacAAGAGTTATAACATATTATAGTGAAACTCCTTGGAATAAATCTTTGGAAAATTATAGTTCAGTTGAGCTTCGTCTTTTTTTTAGCCCTTTTCTACATTGTTTTGACATtgtatttgctttatttttggatttatacatttgtattttgtttgtacatgtttgaaaacataaaaacggTTCCATCTcaattgttgtcatttttgcagTACAAATACTGAATACAATGAtgttgcatttggctgtctatgcggctgttcacagggggggaggttccaattattagcgtttcccgcatcatgtttttgtgctcagcatatgttttacagcctatttttcattgtcattttccatcagttagagagtgggaggtgtgaaaggcgtggggggctaggtacggggaggggggccctattatttatttatttatttattaatgcttgcttgtttttatattttgttgttttaatgtaaagcactttgttttatatttttatatgaaaagtgctttataaataaagtttgatttgatttgatttacaaTTACCACTCAGAAATGAGTTTTATGGGAAGTTTCAGGTTCATTGTGGATATATTGGTGTAATATAATGGAATAAAAGAAGCTGGGGTTTACTAGCAATATTGACATTTACTGCTACAAAATGGTTTTAAAGATAAACGAACAGAATTTGGACAAATATGAAGTTTTGGTCtgtaaactatatatatatatatatatatatatatatatatatatatatatatatatatatatatatatatatatatatatatatatatatatatatatatatatatatatatatatatatatatatatatagtttacaGACCAAAACTTTGGACACACCTGAATGGgaaagtgtgtccaaacctttgctCTGTACTgtgtatattattttatttttaatagagCTGATGCAGCTTATATACAGGTGCCTCTATAGTTCAGAAAACACGGTACTCACACCCCCTTTCTAAAAATCTGCTAACCCCCTCTCTTCCTgagaggtttttatttattttttattggaaCTTTAAAAGATTACACATATATCCAGGTGGatagaacagaaataaataaagatgtaaaataaaattaggatttttgttaaaataaaatgtcataatATAATACTAGGGATTCGAccaccctgtctgttttccggCTCTCCCTTGTctccttgctgctgattacctgacTAGAGTCTTTCCATTTTCTCTGACTGAACACTTTTGGTTCAGGTTATTAGTTGTTCAGGGTATTAGATCTCAAAGGCCAGATTTACGCTATCATGAGCTACAGGGTGCCACTGGCAGTTTTTCTGAAAGTTGTAGTGAGCGTTTGTGAGCTACActaaaaaaagagaacacaGATGCAACATAtcctttaaacatgtttaaccATGTAGTGTAACCACAGCTGCCTGGTTTATAGGAGGCAGACGTACAGAAAGTTCAGCGacaacttttctttgtgtgacAAAACCCACATTGGCTGCACACATCACACTTGATTTTTCCCCTTCTGCCTCTCTTCACATTTAGATCCTCAGCTGTTTATGGGCTCCAAATTCATTATCCTTTAAATCATTCCAGTATCAAGTCTGAGGCAAACACGAGGAGcccagttttcttttaaaataactcTCTATctgctggaaccagtctggccttTCTcgtctgacctctggcatcaacaaggtatTTCTGTCCACAGAACTGTCACTCACTGGAAAACCtaaagatggttgtgggtgaaaatcccatcAGATTAACAGTTTCTAAAATACTCACACCAACAATTCTTAAACATACTCAActattttaacatttctaagaatatttgttttttgtgtgtttttttctctatacATATTTGGACATTTAGTAATTGATGTCATATTTTTAAGAatacttattttgttttttcacctcAAATTATTTCTGTGTATGATCTGGACACAAAAAGATTAAAGTGGGATATTTGTGCATGTGTAGAACTGAACAAATACATCCAAAACACTGACAGCGGTTTCCTGAGTTATTATattactatatatatattattatattatattacttTTGGCTGCACATGGGCTAAATTTACCTCTACTTGCTTTTAATGATGTTTTCTTCAGgatattttgctttttcttttgttacaaataaaaaaactgttaattaTCAGATGTTTTTATTCAGTCTATTTATCTCCTCTAAAATGAATTGTAGCTGATCTTAGATTTGGGATTATTATCTTGCTGACGTGCTGTAAATGAAAACAGGCTCATTACAGGAACCAGTTACTTCAACTTTAATGTGATTTCATCAAGCAGGATTTGATAAAAATGGACAATAACAAATGTTTGAATGGGACTCCTGCTTTATTAAATGTTACAATTTTAACTTAAAtgctgaaaagaaaaggaaatttcAATTTTTGACATAAAGAAATCTGTTCCAGCTGTtgcaataaatgtaaatattagcTGGCTGAGTTTTCTTTGAAGATCACAGATCTCACTCAGGACAGCAGAAGCGTCCGGCAAACAGAATATTCATGCTGGAGTTATGACggatgaagaagaggaaaggGTGGTCTGCAGTAAAGTATTGCTGTTTCAAATTACCAGAAGAATTACACATAAACATTCCAGTGGCAGCAGCTGCTTCAGTTCCCTTCTCATTCACCTCCACAAACGCTTTGTGGATGGCATCATACAGGTATAAATCTTTGGCTGCAGATATTCCTGTAACAGAGGACCAGAAGAGTCTAGatctaaatgaata
It contains:
- the LOC101170231 gene encoding leukocyte elastase inhibitor-like gives rise to the protein MRVFFMCLISQKDKNPVMMMRQEAKFPYVEIPEIDCQILEMPYEGKELSMLIFLPQEILDESTGLERLEKLLTYDKIMEWTSPEKMPLTKVDVRLPRFKMEEKYNLKKVLTRMGMVDAFDDRKCNFSGKMCESSQFTMSNECIHRRKFVSSL